One window of Brachybacterium ginsengisoli genomic DNA carries:
- the thrB gene encoding homoserine kinase encodes MRIQNTRVSVQVPATSANLGPGFDTLGLALELCDDLMVEATTGAVEIDVRGEGAGMVPSGEEHLVVRALRRGLDHAGAPQTGLRLQATNRIPHGSGLGSSAAATVAGLLLARGMIADPDALDDQVVLQLATEFEGHPDNAAPALHGGAVLSWMQGDAARAVPLTVADHVLRPVVLLPTTTLSTHQARGLLPAEVPHADAVFNASRAALLVHALAGEPELLLEATEDRLHQEQRAAGMPESVELMRVLRREGHPAVVSGAGPSVLVMAGNRAELAPLVRRFVADPSSWRIAGVALRRIPSAPVVG; translated from the coding sequence GTGAGGATCCAGAACACACGGGTCTCCGTGCAGGTCCCGGCCACCTCCGCGAATCTCGGCCCTGGCTTCGACACCTTGGGCCTCGCCCTCGAGCTCTGCGACGACCTGATGGTCGAGGCGACCACGGGCGCGGTCGAGATCGACGTGCGCGGGGAGGGCGCCGGCATGGTCCCCTCGGGGGAGGAGCACCTCGTGGTGCGCGCCCTGCGGCGAGGGCTCGATCACGCGGGGGCGCCCCAGACGGGGCTGCGGCTGCAGGCGACCAACCGCATCCCGCACGGCAGCGGCCTGGGATCCAGCGCGGCGGCCACCGTCGCGGGCCTGCTCCTGGCGCGCGGGATGATCGCGGACCCCGATGCGCTCGACGACCAGGTGGTCCTCCAGCTGGCCACCGAGTTCGAGGGGCATCCCGACAATGCCGCGCCTGCCCTGCACGGCGGGGCGGTGCTGTCCTGGATGCAGGGCGATGCCGCTCGTGCGGTCCCGCTCACGGTCGCCGATCATGTGCTGCGGCCGGTGGTGCTGCTGCCCACCACCACCTTGTCCACCCATCAGGCGCGGGGACTCCTTCCCGCCGAGGTGCCGCATGCCGACGCGGTCTTCAACGCCTCGCGGGCGGCCCTGCTGGTCCACGCCCTCGCCGGGGAGCCGGAGCTTCTGCTCGAGGCGACGGAGGATCGCCTGCACCAGGAGCAGAGGGCGGCGGGCATGCCCGAGAGCGTCGAGCTGATGCGCGTGCTGCGCCGCGAGGGACACCCTGCCGTGGTCTCGGGCGCCGGACCGTCGGTGCTGGTCATGGCCGGGAATCGGGCCGAGCTGGCCCCGCTGGTGCGACGCTTCGTGGCCGATCCTTCGAGCTGGCGGATCGCCGGGGTGGCGCTGCGGAGGATCCCCTCTGCCCCTGTGGTAGGTTGA
- the rho gene encoding transcription termination factor Rho has protein sequence MNDTTSGADLAAKKLPELQALAAERGIKGARRLRKGELIDAILGGGAPSSAPAAAPAATEAPAATEAPARSARTSAPAEQAPQDETGSAESGRAERSRSRSRSRATSTSGDRGETAAPDLGFELPAGPEQQDQSGGDAASREGRDGSRESGRRRSRGGDDRRDGQDRSESQERNDGQSRNDGRDRNEGQSRNDGQGRNDGRDRNEGRDRNEGRDRIDGQGRGGQRRRLEDIELPDRSGEQDEDGRDGRDNDGYDDDRRGRSRSRNRSRDRKRRGRGGQGDDQGSERGQGGGNGGQGSGQREDSPAREGDELMTIAGILDIRDNNAYVRTTGYLPGPSDVYVTMNQVKRAGLRKGDAITGQVKAPRDGEDSQPEPQQQNHGGGRNRRGKGGGGGNQSKYAALVQVDTVNGMPTDRARQRVDFSKLTPLYPDERLRLETAPTAIAPRVIDLVSPIGKGQRGLIVAPPKAGKTIIMQQIANAITTNNPEVHLMVVLVDERPEEVTDMQRTVKGEVIASTFDRPASDHTIVAELAIERAKRLVEMGRDVVVLLDSLTRLSRAYNLAAPASGRILSGGVDASALYPPKRFFGAARNIEHGGSLTILASALVETGSKMDEVIFEEFKGTGNMELRLSRNLADKRIFPAVDVNASGTRREEALMGKEELAIMWKLRRVLGSLEQQQALELLMERVKKTQSNTEFLMTVQKNTPSATGRSSD, from the coding sequence GTGAACGACACCACCTCCGGCGCAGACCTCGCGGCGAAGAAGCTCCCCGAGCTGCAGGCCCTCGCGGCCGAGCGCGGCATCAAGGGAGCCCGCCGACTGCGCAAGGGCGAGCTGATCGACGCGATCCTCGGAGGCGGCGCGCCGTCCTCCGCTCCCGCCGCGGCGCCCGCCGCGACCGAGGCTCCCGCTGCGACCGAGGCCCCGGCCCGGTCCGCGCGCACCTCGGCGCCGGCCGAGCAGGCTCCCCAGGACGAGACCGGCTCCGCCGAGTCCGGACGCGCAGAGCGCAGCCGGTCCCGGTCGCGCTCCCGCGCCACCAGCACCTCCGGCGACCGCGGCGAGACCGCCGCTCCGGATCTCGGCTTCGAGCTGCCGGCCGGGCCCGAGCAGCAGGACCAGAGCGGTGGCGACGCCGCGAGCCGCGAGGGTCGTGACGGCTCTCGCGAGTCCGGCCGACGCCGCTCGCGCGGCGGCGATGATCGTCGCGACGGCCAGGACCGCTCCGAGAGCCAGGAGCGCAACGACGGCCAGAGCCGCAACGATGGGCGCGACCGCAACGAGGGCCAGAGCCGCAACGACGGCCAGGGCCGCAACGACGGCCGTGACCGCAACGAGGGCCGTGACCGCAACGAGGGCCGTGACCGCATCGACGGCCAGGGCCGCGGCGGCCAGCGTCGCCGGCTCGAGGACATCGAGCTGCCGGACCGCTCCGGCGAGCAGGACGAGGACGGCCGGGACGGCCGTGACAACGACGGCTACGACGACGACCGTCGCGGTCGTTCCCGCAGCCGCAACCGCTCGCGGGACCGCAAGCGTCGCGGGCGCGGCGGCCAGGGCGACGACCAGGGGTCCGAGCGCGGTCAGGGCGGCGGCAACGGCGGCCAGGGCTCGGGCCAGCGTGAGGACAGCCCGGCCCGTGAGGGTGACGAGCTGATGACCATCGCCGGCATCCTCGACATCCGTGACAACAACGCCTACGTGCGCACCACCGGGTACCTGCCCGGTCCGAGCGACGTGTACGTGACCATGAATCAGGTCAAGCGCGCCGGGCTGCGCAAGGGAGACGCGATCACCGGCCAGGTCAAGGCTCCCCGCGACGGTGAGGACTCCCAGCCGGAGCCCCAGCAGCAGAACCACGGCGGCGGCCGCAACCGTCGTGGCAAGGGCGGTGGCGGCGGCAACCAGAGCAAGTACGCGGCTCTGGTACAGGTCGACACCGTCAACGGCATGCCCACGGACCGTGCGCGCCAGCGGGTGGACTTCAGCAAGCTCACCCCGCTGTACCCGGACGAGCGACTCCGTCTGGAGACCGCTCCCACCGCCATCGCGCCCCGCGTGATCGACCTCGTCTCGCCGATCGGCAAGGGCCAGCGCGGCCTCATCGTCGCGCCCCCGAAGGCCGGCAAGACGATCATCATGCAGCAGATCGCCAACGCGATCACCACGAACAACCCCGAGGTCCACCTCATGGTCGTGCTCGTCGACGAGCGCCCCGAGGAGGTCACCGACATGCAGCGGACGGTCAAGGGCGAGGTCATCGCCTCGACCTTCGACCGCCCCGCCTCGGACCACACCATCGTCGCCGAGCTCGCCATCGAGCGCGCCAAGCGCCTGGTGGAGATGGGCCGCGACGTGGTGGTCCTGCTGGACTCGCTCACCCGTCTGTCCCGTGCCTACAACCTCGCGGCCCCGGCCTCGGGCAGGATCCTCTCCGGCGGTGTCGACGCCTCGGCGCTCTACCCGCCCAAGCGGTTCTTCGGCGCGGCGCGCAACATCGAGCACGGCGGCTCGCTGACGATCCTCGCCTCGGCGCTGGTGGAGACCGGCTCCAAGATGGACGAGGTCATCTTCGAGGAGTTCAAGGGCACCGGCAACATGGAGCTGCGCCTGTCGCGCAACCTGGCCGACAAGCGGATCTTCCCGGCCGTGGACGTCAACGCCTCGGGCACCCGCCGCGAGGAGGCGCTCATGGGCAAGGAGGAGCTCGCCATCATGTGGAAGCTCCGCCGCGTGCTCGGCTCCCTCGAGCAGCAGCAGGCTCTCGAGCTGCTCATGGAGCGCGTCAAGAAGACCCAGTCGAACACCGAGTTCCTCATGACGGTCCAGAAGAACACCCCGAGCGCCACGGGGCGCAGCTCCGACTGA
- a CDS encoding carbohydrate ABC transporter permease, producing MTALKPAAPKSSADARRPKEHYVARGRLAAVVTHLCVIIGVLLSIFPFYWLIVMSTSTTGEIFGYPPKLTFGSSFAENLRNVVSSVDLLQALVNTIIISTASAALVMFFDSLAAFAFAKFDFPGKKPLFILLIATMLVPGSLSLVPSFILMSELGWVGTLQALIVPGAANAFGIFLLRQMAAGSIPDELVESARIDGAGFFTTYWRVGVPLLRGGLAFLGIFTFITAWNDYVWPLIVLVNPERQTLQTALQNLNSLYLTDYGMVMAGALISVVPLIGVFIIGSRHFIANIAAGAIKG from the coding sequence ATGACCGCCCTGAAACCCGCTGCACCGAAGAGCTCGGCGGATGCACGCCGACCGAAGGAGCACTACGTCGCCCGCGGACGGCTCGCCGCCGTCGTCACCCATCTGTGCGTGATCATCGGCGTGCTGCTGTCGATCTTCCCGTTCTACTGGCTGATCGTGATGTCGACCTCGACCACCGGAGAGATCTTCGGCTACCCGCCGAAGCTCACCTTCGGCAGCAGCTTCGCGGAGAACCTGCGCAACGTCGTCTCCAGCGTCGACCTCCTGCAGGCCCTGGTGAACACGATCATCATCTCCACGGCCAGCGCCGCCCTGGTGATGTTCTTCGACTCACTGGCCGCCTTCGCGTTCGCGAAGTTCGACTTCCCGGGCAAGAAGCCGCTGTTCATCCTGCTGATCGCCACCATGCTGGTGCCCGGAAGCCTCTCCCTCGTCCCGAGCTTCATCCTGATGTCGGAGCTGGGCTGGGTGGGGACGCTGCAGGCGCTGATCGTTCCCGGCGCCGCGAACGCCTTCGGCATCTTCCTGCTGCGGCAGATGGCGGCGGGATCCATCCCCGACGAGCTCGTGGAATCGGCACGGATCGACGGTGCCGGCTTCTTCACCACCTATTGGAGGGTGGGGGTGCCGCTGCTCCGCGGTGGACTCGCGTTCCTGGGGATCTTCACCTTCATCACGGCCTGGAACGACTACGTGTGGCCGCTGATCGTGCTGGTGAACCCGGAACGACAGACCCTCCAGACCGCGCTGCAGAACCTCAACTCGCTGTACCTGACCGACTACGGGATGGTCATGGCGGGAGCGCTGATCAGCGTGGTGCCCCTCATCGGGGTGTTCATCATCGGCTCGAGGCACTTCATCGCCAACATCGCCGCCGGAGCGATCAAGGGCTGA
- a CDS encoding carbohydrate ABC transporter permease, giving the protein MSTAAPARSREPLTPADPTAKRKKKIREVLPLYLAISPFYLLFAVFGLFPILFSIVLSFMDWDGMGEMSFVGLAQYKFLLTDGRFWNSVGNTFIIWFLSTIPMLFFAMAIAFLLHQNIRFTKFYRVAFFLPNVTSMVAMAIVFGSVFSDTFGLVNSALTAVGLDAVPWLSSPWGIKITIAVMVIWRFTGYNAIIYLAGLQSIPTDLYDAAKVDGANLWQVFFRVTVPMMRPIILFTVITSTIGGLSLFTEPQVLLGDSGGAGEAGMTIVLYQYNQAFTQFDFGYGSAIAWALFLIAAIFAIINWRLVSGRGDDTVRRAVRTKEARG; this is encoded by the coding sequence ATGAGCACCGCAGCCCCGGCGCGATCGCGCGAGCCCCTCACCCCCGCGGATCCCACCGCCAAGCGGAAGAAGAAGATCCGCGAGGTGCTGCCGCTCTACCTGGCGATCTCCCCCTTCTACCTGCTGTTCGCCGTCTTCGGCCTGTTCCCGATCCTGTTCTCCATCGTCCTGTCCTTCATGGACTGGGACGGAATGGGAGAGATGTCCTTCGTGGGCCTGGCGCAGTACAAGTTCCTCCTGACGGACGGACGCTTCTGGAACTCCGTCGGCAACACCTTCATCATCTGGTTCCTCTCGACCATCCCGATGCTGTTCTTCGCGATGGCCATCGCGTTCCTGCTGCACCAGAACATCCGGTTCACGAAGTTCTACCGGGTGGCCTTCTTCCTACCCAACGTCACCTCGATGGTGGCGATGGCGATCGTCTTCGGATCGGTCTTCTCCGACACCTTCGGGCTGGTGAACTCCGCTCTCACCGCCGTGGGCCTGGACGCCGTTCCGTGGCTGTCGAGCCCCTGGGGCATCAAGATCACGATCGCGGTCATGGTGATCTGGCGCTTCACCGGCTACAACGCGATCATCTACCTCGCCGGCCTGCAGTCCATCCCCACGGACCTGTACGACGCCGCCAAGGTCGACGGCGCCAACCTGTGGCAGGTCTTCTTCCGGGTGACGGTGCCGATGATGCGACCCATCATCCTGTTCACGGTGATCACCTCGACGATCGGCGGCCTGAGCCTGTTCACCGAACCCCAGGTGCTGCTCGGGGATTCCGGTGGTGCCGGCGAGGCGGGCATGACGATCGTCCTCTACCAGTACAACCAGGCGTTCACCCAGTTCGACTTCGGCTACGGCTCGGCGATCGCCTGGGCCCTGTTCCTGATCGCCGCCATCTTCGCGATCATCAACTGGCGTCTGGTCTCCGGACGCGGAGACGACACGGTGCGACGTGCCGTACGGACCAAGGAGGCCCGAGGATGA
- a CDS encoding ABC transporter substrate-binding protein encodes MLPLALAGCGSDPSISEDPDELVLWFWDRSASRDLLEQASQKIPGTDRHLRADVIGTSFDTKLRTSLAGDAYIPDITYINSNNALYFTNEDLFLDLSELGADSVKDDFYEWKWDLGTTPSGRFCFFPLDIGPTGFFYRQDIFAEAGLPSTPEDVSAAITTWEDWIALGTELKGAGDAFLVNDALNVFEEFLNASPERFFDTDDKALYLQPDSAVRQAWDTSIAAIDAGVTAKIPRERDTDRNAAWASGRTAGNIGAAWWAQVLQESAPDTAGAWRLASQPVRPGNSGGSFAALPHTCKDPEAALAFITWINSAENQAAAYEDVQLFPSTPASFDELTYSGDFYGDQDPLAFFSTAAESVPSSFISNAETFIMGKFVLELSNVETSGKDPESAWNDALAQAERVLLKRGVFS; translated from the coding sequence ATGCTCCCCCTGGCTCTCGCCGGCTGCGGCTCGGATCCATCGATCTCCGAGGACCCCGACGAACTCGTGCTGTGGTTCTGGGACCGATCCGCCAGTCGAGATCTTCTCGAGCAGGCGAGCCAGAAGATCCCCGGCACCGACCGCCATCTGCGAGCCGACGTGATCGGCACCAGCTTCGACACCAAGCTCCGCACCAGCCTGGCCGGCGACGCCTACATCCCAGACATCACCTACATCAACTCCAACAACGCCCTCTACTTCACCAACGAGGACCTCTTCCTGGATCTGTCCGAGCTCGGCGCGGACTCTGTCAAGGACGACTTCTACGAATGGAAGTGGGATCTGGGGACGACGCCCTCGGGTCGCTTCTGCTTCTTCCCCCTGGACATCGGCCCGACCGGCTTCTTCTACCGCCAGGACATCTTCGCCGAGGCGGGCCTGCCGAGCACTCCCGAGGACGTCTCGGCGGCGATCACCACCTGGGAGGACTGGATCGCGCTCGGCACCGAGCTCAAGGGAGCGGGCGACGCCTTCCTCGTCAACGATGCTCTGAACGTCTTCGAGGAATTCCTGAACGCGAGCCCGGAACGCTTCTTCGACACCGACGACAAAGCTCTCTACCTCCAGCCAGACAGCGCCGTCCGTCAGGCCTGGGACACCTCGATCGCCGCCATCGATGCAGGCGTGACAGCAAAGATCCCCCGCGAGCGCGACACCGACCGGAACGCCGCCTGGGCCAGCGGCCGCACCGCCGGGAACATCGGGGCGGCCTGGTGGGCCCAGGTCCTCCAGGAATCCGCCCCCGACACCGCAGGCGCCTGGCGCCTCGCCTCCCAGCCGGTCCGCCCGGGCAACAGCGGCGGCTCCTTCGCCGCACTCCCCCACACCTGCAAGGACCCGGAGGCCGCGCTCGCCTTCATCACCTGGATCAACTCCGCCGAGAATCAGGCCGCGGCGTACGAGGACGTGCAGCTGTTCCCCTCGACGCCCGCCTCCTTCGACGAGCTGACCTACTCCGGAGACTTCTACGGGGACCAGGATCCGCTCGCATTCTTCTCCACCGCCGCGGAATCGGTCCCCTCCTCGTTCATCAGCAACGCGGAGACCTTCATCATGGGCAAGTTCGTCCTCGAGCTCTCGAACGTGGAGACCTCCGGCAAGGATCCGGAGTCCGCCTGGAACGATGCGCTCGCCCAGGCGGAGCGCGTCCTCCTCAAGCGAGGAGTCTTCTCATGA
- a CDS encoding aldo/keto reductase produces MSTTSPSFRWAVLGPGSIARRFASQLPASQEGVLVAVGSTSPERARAFAEEFPLQGAALIGDYDEILASEDVDAVYISTVHTGHATLAAAALEAGKHVLCEKPLTPNSGTTMALTDLAARSGKVLLEAYMYRFHPQTVRVLELVADGAIGDVTHVDASFAFDTGGRSGRLFDTATAGGGILDVGCYPLSFARFVAGAAQGKAFVDPTALQGSGTLGETGVDEWATAEVTLPGDITASLRTGVRLSDPQSATITGSRGVIRLSDPWGLSEKQVIELDVVGEEPQRIEIPAASAYALEADALAKAARDGGVVPEVTPENTLGQSRALDLWREEIGLRFPFEADDADIPTLTGRPLAASSVQSGPAMAYGTIPGVDKKVSRLVMGCDNQMNLAHASAMFDAFYEIGGTTFDTAYIYGGGYIEKLFGKWVQNRGVREEIVVITKGAHTPHCDPESITRQLGESLERQGTEYADLYMMHRDNPDVPVGEFVDVMDEHLRAGRIRAYGGSNWTPARVDEANEYARANGRTGFTILSNHFGLAEALDVPWAGCVHATDADSKAWLEERGIALLPWSSQARGFFTGRAHPEDRSDAELVRCYYSDENFERLARAEALGAERGVPATAIALAFVLHQKFPTFPLFGPRSIAEMRSSTLGLGVELSESDLAWLDLRSPTR; encoded by the coding sequence ATGAGCACCACCTCTCCCTCGTTCCGCTGGGCCGTCCTCGGCCCCGGCTCCATCGCGCGCCGTTTCGCCTCCCAGCTGCCCGCCTCGCAGGAGGGAGTCCTGGTGGCTGTGGGCAGCACCTCCCCGGAGCGCGCCCGCGCCTTCGCCGAGGAGTTCCCCCTCCAGGGCGCAGCCCTCATCGGCGACTACGACGAGATCCTCGCCTCCGAGGACGTCGACGCCGTCTACATCTCGACCGTGCACACCGGCCACGCCACGCTGGCCGCGGCCGCCCTCGAGGCCGGCAAGCACGTGCTGTGCGAGAAGCCGCTGACTCCGAACTCGGGCACCACCATGGCGCTCACCGACCTGGCCGCGCGCAGCGGAAAGGTCCTCCTGGAGGCGTACATGTACCGCTTCCACCCGCAGACCGTGCGCGTCCTCGAGCTCGTCGCCGACGGCGCGATCGGCGACGTCACCCACGTCGATGCCTCCTTCGCCTTCGACACCGGGGGCCGCAGCGGCCGCCTGTTCGACACCGCCACCGCGGGCGGCGGGATCCTCGACGTCGGCTGCTACCCGCTGTCGTTCGCCCGCTTCGTCGCCGGCGCGGCCCAGGGCAAGGCATTCGTCGACCCGACCGCGCTGCAGGGCAGCGGCACCCTCGGCGAGACCGGCGTGGACGAGTGGGCCACCGCCGAGGTCACCCTCCCCGGCGACATCACCGCGAGCCTGCGCACCGGAGTGCGACTGTCCGATCCCCAGTCGGCGACGATCACCGGATCCCGGGGCGTCATCCGTCTGTCCGATCCGTGGGGTCTGTCGGAGAAGCAGGTCATCGAGCTCGACGTGGTCGGCGAGGAGCCGCAGCGCATCGAGATCCCGGCCGCCTCGGCATATGCCCTGGAGGCCGACGCCCTGGCGAAGGCCGCGCGCGACGGAGGAGTCGTCCCCGAGGTCACGCCCGAGAACACGCTCGGCCAGTCCCGAGCGCTGGACCTCTGGCGCGAGGAGATCGGCCTGCGCTTCCCGTTCGAGGCCGACGACGCCGACATCCCGACCCTCACCGGGCGCCCGCTCGCCGCATCGAGCGTTCAGTCCGGGCCCGCGATGGCCTACGGGACCATCCCGGGGGTCGACAAGAAGGTCTCGCGCCTCGTCATGGGCTGCGACAACCAGATGAACCTCGCGCACGCCTCCGCGATGTTCGACGCCTTCTACGAGATCGGCGGCACCACCTTCGACACCGCCTACATCTACGGCGGCGGGTACATCGAGAAGCTGTTCGGGAAGTGGGTGCAGAACCGCGGCGTGCGCGAGGAGATCGTCGTCATCACCAAGGGCGCGCACACCCCGCACTGCGATCCGGAGTCGATCACGCGTCAGCTCGGCGAGTCGCTCGAGCGCCAGGGGACCGAGTACGCGGACCTCTACATGATGCACCGCGACAACCCCGACGTCCCGGTGGGGGAGTTCGTCGACGTGATGGACGAGCACCTGCGCGCCGGTCGCATCCGCGCCTACGGCGGCTCGAACTGGACCCCGGCCCGGGTGGACGAGGCGAACGAGTACGCACGGGCGAACGGTCGCACCGGATTCACCATCCTCTCGAACCACTTCGGGCTCGCCGAGGCGCTCGACGTGCCGTGGGCGGGCTGCGTCCATGCCACCGACGCCGACTCCAAGGCCTGGCTCGAGGAGCGTGGCATCGCGCTGCTGCCGTGGTCCTCGCAGGCGCGCGGCTTCTTCACGGGCCGTGCCCACCCTGAGGACCGCTCCGACGCGGAGCTCGTGCGCTGCTACTACAGCGACGAGAACTTCGAGCGACTGGCTCGGGCCGAGGCGCTGGGCGCCGAGCGCGGGGTCCCCGCCACCGCGATCGCGCTGGCCTTCGTGCTGCACCAGAAGTTCCCGACCTTCCCGCTGTTCGGCCCCCGCAGCATCGCCGAGATGCGCTCGTCGACCCTCGGGCTCGGGGTCGAGCTGTCCGAGAGCGATCTCGCATGGCTCGACCTGCGGTCGCCGACGCGGTGA
- a CDS encoding LacI family DNA-binding transcriptional regulator, giving the protein MARPAVADAVSTPGRRPTIIDVAERAGVSRQTVSRAMNDMAGISAATRDRVLQAAQELSYRPSRFGRGLVEQGPITLGLVVMDLTNAYYGELGTAVVRACAPYGWNVVLVEAENAPDPENAAAELARRVDAIVGYGVGTGDIRGGTGMPVVQLDGGRKHVDAGGVVEQLFKEAMPDLVAHLRDVGVRRPLVLDLTGGPIGGRALTLAEALRPLTDDGEVLIQEVDGRTGHREALETALATGADGLIAFNDELAVRLLRALRSMGVEVPGQVRLVGVDGLELGELVTPELTSLSIDLDAVARETVELVAGMLEGTVPLTGEDAHRTVPYHLEVRAST; this is encoded by the coding sequence ATGGCTCGACCTGCGGTCGCCGACGCGGTGAGCACGCCGGGGCGCCGGCCCACGATCATCGACGTCGCGGAGCGCGCCGGGGTGTCCCGGCAGACGGTCTCGCGCGCGATGAACGACATGGCCGGCATCAGCGCCGCCACCCGCGATCGGGTTCTCCAGGCCGCCCAGGAGCTCAGCTACCGCCCCTCCCGCTTCGGGAGGGGCCTGGTCGAGCAGGGGCCCATCACCCTCGGGCTCGTGGTGATGGACCTGACCAACGCGTACTACGGGGAGCTGGGCACGGCGGTGGTGCGGGCCTGCGCCCCGTACGGGTGGAACGTGGTCCTGGTCGAGGCGGAGAACGCTCCGGATCCGGAGAACGCCGCCGCCGAGCTGGCACGCCGGGTCGACGCGATCGTCGGCTACGGCGTGGGCACGGGCGACATCCGCGGCGGCACGGGCATGCCCGTGGTGCAGCTGGACGGCGGGCGCAAGCACGTCGACGCCGGAGGCGTGGTCGAGCAGCTGTTCAAGGAGGCGATGCCCGACCTCGTGGCGCACCTGCGGGACGTGGGCGTGCGGCGGCCGCTGGTGCTGGACCTGACCGGTGGCCCCATCGGCGGCCGGGCGCTCACCCTCGCGGAGGCTCTGCGCCCCCTGACCGATGACGGTGAGGTGCTGATCCAGGAGGTCGATGGTCGCACCGGCCACCGGGAGGCCCTCGAGACGGCCCTGGCCACTGGGGCCGATGGCCTCATCGCCTTCAACGACGAGCTCGCCGTGCGCCTGCTGCGTGCGCTGCGCTCGATGGGGGTCGAGGTGCCCGGCCAGGTACGGCTGGTGGGCGTCGACGGTCTCGAGCTCGGGGAGCTGGTCACCCCGGAGCTCACCTCGCTGAGCATCGACCTCGACGCGGTGGCACGGGAGACCGTCGAACTGGTGGCGGGGATGCTCGAGGGGACGGTCCCGCTCACGGGCGAGGACGCCCATCGCACCGTGCCCTACCACCTCGAGGTCCGGGCCTCGACGTGA
- the rpmE gene encoding 50S ribosomal protein L31, producing the protein MKADIHPAYVETTVTCTCGNSFTTRSTKTDGAISTEVCSACHPFYTGKQKILDTGGRVARFQARYGKKDA; encoded by the coding sequence ATGAAGGCTGATATTCACCCCGCATACGTCGAGACCACGGTGACCTGCACCTGTGGCAACTCGTTCACCACCCGCAGCACGAAGACCGACGGTGCGATCAGCACCGAGGTCTGCTCCGCGTGCCACCCGTTCTACACCGGCAAGCAGAAGATCCTGGACACCGGCGGCCGCGTCGCCCGCTTCCAGGCTCGCTACGGCAAGAAGGACGCCTGA
- the prfA gene encoding peptide chain release factor 1: MNEHDGGDRLAPLRLEHARLQESMADPSLHEDAGRARRVGRRYAELEGILEASARLESTAADLETARELAALGEDDEEMAAEAELLGARLVAEREHLEDLLAPRDPDDARDVILEIKAGAGGEESALFAAEMLRMYRAYAESKGWRVEVLTSAESDLGGLKDVTVAIAARGAGGPGTGVYAHLKHEAGVHRVQRVPVTESQGRIHTSAVGVLVLPEADETDESELLAEAMAPANLRIDVFRSSGPGGQSVNTTDSAVRVTHLPTGVVVSCQDQKSQLQNREQALRILRTRLLDARRAEQVAQDSAARRSQVRTVDRSERIRTYNFPESRVADHRTGYKAGNLSQVLSGDLDDLIASSRDAERGARLAEAQAGGDGEFS; encoded by the coding sequence ATGAACGAGCACGACGGAGGCGATCGTCTGGCGCCGCTGCGCCTCGAGCACGCCCGTCTGCAGGAGTCGATGGCCGACCCGTCGCTGCACGAGGATGCCGGCCGCGCACGCCGCGTGGGGCGCCGCTACGCCGAGCTCGAGGGGATCCTCGAGGCCTCCGCCCGCCTGGAGTCGACCGCGGCGGACCTCGAGACCGCACGCGAGCTGGCGGCGCTGGGGGAGGACGACGAGGAGATGGCCGCGGAGGCCGAGCTGCTCGGGGCGCGGCTGGTCGCCGAGCGCGAGCACCTCGAGGACCTCCTCGCCCCCCGCGATCCCGACGACGCCCGCGACGTGATCCTCGAGATCAAGGCAGGGGCCGGCGGCGAGGAGTCGGCGCTCTTCGCCGCGGAGATGCTCCGCATGTACCGCGCCTACGCAGAATCCAAGGGATGGCGGGTCGAGGTCCTCACCTCGGCGGAGTCCGATCTCGGTGGGCTGAAGGACGTCACCGTCGCGATCGCCGCCCGCGGCGCCGGGGGACCCGGCACCGGCGTCTACGCGCATCTCAAGCACGAGGCGGGCGTGCACCGTGTCCAGCGCGTCCCGGTCACGGAGTCCCAGGGCCGCATCCACACCTCCGCCGTCGGCGTCCTGGTCCTTCCCGAGGCCGACGAGACCGACGAGTCCGAGCTGCTCGCCGAGGCGATGGCGCCCGCGAATCTCCGCATCGACGTCTTCCGCTCGAGCGGGCCGGGCGGTCAGAGCGTGAACACCACCGATTCGGCCGTGCGCGTCACGCACCTTCCCACCGGGGTGGTCGTGTCCTGCCAGGACCAGAAGAGCCAGCTCCAGAACCGTGAGCAGGCGCTGCGCATCCTGCGCACCCGCCTGCTGGACGCGCGTCGCGCCGAGCAGGTGGCGCAGGACTCCGCCGCCCGACGCTCCCAGGTGCGCACCGTGGACCGCAGCGAGCGCATCCGCACCTACAACTTCCCCGAGTCCCGGGTGGCGGATCATCGCACCGGCTACAAGGCGGGGAACCTCTCCCAGGTCCTCTCGGGAGATCTCGACGACCTCATCGCCTCCTCCCGCGACGCCGAGCGTGGAGCCCGACTGGCGGAGGCGCAGGCCGGCGGCGACGGGGAGTTCTCCTGA